Proteins encoded by one window of Primulina huaijiensis isolate GDHJ02 chromosome 1, ASM1229523v2, whole genome shotgun sequence:
- the LOC140981091 gene encoding uncharacterized protein: MAKPARGRPRSSSRSRSGSSSRSRSYSGSDSRSSSRSRSKSFSSSSSRSRSGSSRSRSPVPPRKSPAEGAKRGRSPPPPPPLHAKKASPPPRKASPIPESLVLHVDQLSRNVNESHLKEIFGNFGEVVNVRLSIDHVVNLPKGFAYVEFKIRADAEKAQLHMDGAQIDGKVVRAKFTLPERKKPSSPPKAAAITSRRDAPKSDTAADADKDGPKRQRESSPHRKPLSPPRRRSPVARRGSPRREPNSPLLPPPRQRPDSPVRRRAVSPYRRGDSPPPRRKPTSPVRGRSPNSPPRRLRSPPRGSPRRARGSPVRRRSPLPPRRRSPRHARSPPRRSPVGRRRSRSPIRKPARSRSRSMSPRRGRGPPARHRRSTSYSSSPSPRRVPRRVSRSRSPKKAIRGRSGSSSSTSSSPPPPRKP; this comes from the exons ATGGCAAAACCCGCCCGAGGCCGCCCGCGCTCTTCGTCCCGCTCGAGGTCAGGCTCTTCCTCCCGCTCGCGCTCTTACTCCGGCTCAGACTCACGCTCCAGTTCGAGGTCGCGCTCTAAATCTTTCTCCTCATCTTCCTCTCGTTCCCGCAGCGGCAGTTCTCGTAGCCGTAGCCCTGTTCCTCCCCGGAAGAG CCCTGCTGAAGGAGCTAAACGAGGCCGCTCACCACCTCCGCCACCACCATTGCATGCTAAGAAAGCTTCCCCACCTCCAAG GAAAGCTTCTCCAATTCCAGAATCTCTTGTTCTACATGTTGACCAACTTAGTAGGAATGTGAATGAAAGCCATTTGAAAGAAATATTTG GTAACTTTGGCGAAGTTGTGAATGTGCGACTGTCAATCGATCATGTT GTTAACCTTCCAAAAGGATTTGCATACGTTGAGTTCAAGATTCGGGCAGACGCCGAAAAAGCTCAATTACACATGGATGGT GCCCAAATTGATGGAAAAGTTGTTCGAGCCAAATTTACATTACCTGAACGAAAGAAGCCATCCTCACCCCCTAAGGCTGCTGCTATCACATCAAGGAGAGATGCTCCAAAATCTGATACTGCTGCAGATGCTGACAAAGATGGACCAAAGAGGCAGAGAGAAT CATCTCCCCACCGAAAACCCCTTTCTCCCCCTCGAAGAAGATCTCCTGTGGCACGAAGAGGTTCTCCCAGAAGGGAGCCAAATTCTCCTCTTCTTCCTCCTCCCCGTCAACGGCCTGACTCTCCAGTTCGTCGTCGAGCTGTTTCTCCTTATAGAAGAGGTGACTCACCGCCTCCGAGGAGAAAGCCTACATCCCCTGTTAGAGGCCGTTCACCCAATTCACCACCGAGGCGTCTCAGATCTCCTCCTAG AGGTTCTCCGCGACGGGCGCGTGGTAGTCCTGTTCGACGTCGTTCTCCACTTCCTCCTAGGCGTCG GTCTCCAAGGCATGCTCGAAGTCCTCCTAGAAGGTCTCCAGTTGGTCGCCGACGTAGTCGTTCACCTATAAGGAAACCAGCTCGGTCACGATCAAGATCCATGTCTCCTAGAAG AGGTCGTGGACCACCGGCCAGACACCGTCGATCGACGTCATATTCTTCATCGCCTAGCCCACGCAGG GTGCCACGAAGGGTTTCAAGGAGCCGCAGCCCTAAAAA GGCAATAAGAGGAAGAAgtggcagcagcagcagcaccAGCAGTTCTCCACCACCTCCTCGTAAGCCTTAA
- the LOC140989549 gene encoding large ribosomal subunit protein eL27-like, translating into MVKFLKPNKAVILLQGRFAGHKATIVKNFDDGTRDRPYGHCLVAGIAKYPSKVIRKDSAKKQAKKSRVKAFVRVVNYNHIMPTRYTLDVDLKDVVSADSLASRDKKVTACKEIKARFEERFKTGKNRWFFSKLRF; encoded by the coding sequence ATGGTGAAATTCCTGAAGCCGAACAAGGCGGTGATCCTCCTTCAGGGCAGATTCGCGGGCCATAAAGCAACTATCGTGAAAAACTTCGATGACGGCACCCGAGACCGCCCCTATGGCCACTGCCTAGTTGCTGGAATCGCGAAATACCCTAGCAAGGTTATCCGCAAGGACTCCGCCAAGAAGCAGGCCAAGAAATCTCGTGTAAAGGCTTTCGTCAGGGTCGTGAACTATAATCACATCATGCCTACGCGTTACACGCTTGACGTGGATCTCAAGGACGTGGTTTCCGCGGATTCCCTTGCTTCACGTGACAAGAAGGTGACGGCTTGTAAGGAGATCAAGGCTCGGTTCGAGGAAAGGTTCAAGACCGGCAAGAATCGTTGGTTTTTCTCCAAGCTCAGGTTTTAA